A single window of Vespula pensylvanica isolate Volc-1 chromosome 23, ASM1446617v1, whole genome shotgun sequence DNA harbors:
- the LOC122636632 gene encoding uncharacterized protein LOC122636632, with amino-acid sequence MRFGLVMGLILFGFVLMVNGLKFLNYNTPSDKKLPRDREIRGYRPPQMSTSIGVGYGKRDGSTEISNFNKRERVLLSLLRNLPQGFTPELILREVKTNPVFAGKLTEMIINDENGQTRIGEQLQPEGTIFIF; translated from the exons ATGCGATTTGGATTAGTGATGGGTCTAATACTTTTCGGATTCGTTTTGATGGTGAATggcttaaaatttttaaattataatactcCAAGTGATAAAAAACTaccgagagatagagagatacgtGGTTATAGACCACCCCAAATGTCTACCTCAATTGGAGTAGGATATGGTAAAAGAGATGGATCTACggaaatttctaattttaacaaacgagaaagagtACTTTTGTCACTTCTTCGTAATCTTCCACAAGG atttacTCCTGAATTAATATTACGAGAGGTGAAAACAAATCCTGTTTTTGCTGGAAAATTAACAGAAATGATAATCAATGACGAAAATGGTCAAACACGAATTGGAGAACAATTACAGCCGGAAGGAactatattcatattttaa